One window of the Daphnia pulex isolate KAP4 chromosome 8, ASM2113471v1 genome contains the following:
- the LOC124200679 gene encoding JNK-interacting protein 3-like isoform X7, with amino-acid sequence MEGETLYGSEDSQSVMSERVQTLARNIYQEFQRMIQKYDEDVVKDLMPNIVNMLECLDLAYTANQEHEVELELLREDNEQLVTQYEREKQLRRTTDSKLLELEDVTEEENKGLQAKVESLESIVRMLELKAKNATDHVFRLEEKENEMRKEFTKVHDRYTELLKVHMDHVERTRGLLGTDRLEGAGLSSRQSGMQSWNLNVNLTPPHQIIRSTGPLSFGFISLENAVLTPGNSKFFSNPVADLASSINTTPSSLSQPNALQTEMDMHSELEMSGDVSGFEQNGTMDQRDVWSSSSEKKNSNVLKKFDEAISSPHHEGKSLKRKEERSSNTLYQELSFQESSILEDSSEITGNWVHPGEFASSVTDNFYGMGKEVENLISENNELLATKNALNIVKDDLIAKVDELSSEQEILRDEIRSLHSMRTRLRLRTDELEAEVKALREEIENARKAAKSEEEEDVPLSQRKRFTRVEMARVLMERNQYKERWMELQEAVRWTEMLRAQKAAGQQEETDKRQKQSVWKFFSNLFNAGNERELGQHPTTLLRQSQTVPSLQFHAQSGKVGPGSPVRFGSDPARPPRRKDNVLNSDRPDAPGVRAHVRRQDGRLQAYGWSLPSRQPVPPAIGSAPMASGTPPATPPKGVSIASTTVGVPVPVYCRPLEDQEPGMKIWCAAGIDLTGGQTKDGGSMVGSSVFYNPLPGDSGPTALHIGDEISDDANKSDAIQTLAAELAESQWEREDAEMWERRLSSLVWIINSATGESCKSRVNVIDSNRPGDVILTFDIHAANVLCIATVAGVKDNDFGPPKETVPPTSSTDAKGADDDDDDNNIIGDEEPTSMRSDGDGSSSKGDAIIGSIRFVSCSVAGSDPLDNPKENDEVFQPTLSKRMVSVEGEAAISEPEQPASRNRTFRNTWNIPPWSDVIKDGLSESSENFGPVSTALATVWMGCQCGRLYIHSAVLHWKKPLRVIKLPDAVLAIIHVRGRVLAALANGQVAIFARSATDGEWDLSAYWLLELAPPTVAVRCLTRVHSTVWAAFRNKIAVIDPESLRVETCFEAHPRKESQIRQLCWAGDGVWISIRLDSSIRLFHAHDFRHLQDVDVEPYVSKMLGTGKLGFSFVRITSMMISLQRLWMGTGNGVIISVPLSESSGASGKPVVIKDILSSLNHNQSAAINAPASMGGEEPTSQPPSSASVYSDPRDRVVAGSFIPYCSMAQAQLSFHGHKDAVKFFVAVPGQGGASAASCEVAQPSEQGSTMSAPSPTSMLVLSGGEGYVDFRQEPDDLQETASHLIVWQVALPIQLPATSRPSRESDC; translated from the exons ATGGAGGGCGAGACTCTTTACGGCTCGGAAGACTCGCAAAGCGTCATGTCTGAAAGAGTTCAGACTTTGGCCAGAAACATTTACCAGGAGTTTCAGCGTATGATTCAAAAGTACGACGAGGATGTAGTCAAG GATCTTATGCCCAACATTGTCAACATGCTGGAATGTCTGGACCTGGCCTACACAGCTAATCAAGAACATGAAGTGGAGCTAGAACTTCTTAGGGAAGATAATGAACAGTTGGTGACACAgtatgagagagaaaagcagtTACGCAGGACTACAGACTCT AAACTTTTGGAGTTGGAGGAtgtgactgaagaagaaaacaaaggcTTGCAAGCCAAAGTAGAGAGTCTTGAATCTATCGTTAGGATGTTGGAACTCAAAGCAAAGAACGCCACTGATCATg TGTTTCGCCTGGAGGAgaaggaaaatgaaatgaggAAAGAATTTACAAAAGTTCATGACAGATACACAGAATTGTTGAAAGTCCACATGGATCATGTGGAAAGAACGAGAGGTTTGTTGGGAACTGATCGTCTAGAAGGCGCTGGACTATCGTCCAGACAATCGGGAATGCAATCGTGGAATCTGAACGTCAATCTGACACCTCCTCATCAAATAATCAG atCTACAGGGCCATTGTCTTTTGGTTTCATCTCACTGGAAAATGCCGTCCTGACTCCTGgcaattcaaaattcttttccaaTCCAGTGGCTGATTTGGCCAGCAGCATCAATACAACGCCATCCTCGCTTTCTCAACCCAACGCTCTTCAAACCGAAATGGACATGCACTCGGAATTGGAAATGTCTGGCGACGTCTCTGGATTCGAACAGAACGGAACAATGGATCAGA GAGATGTTTGGTCCTCGTCatcggagaagaagaattcgAACGTGCTCAAGAAATTTGACGAAGCCATTTCTAGTCCTCACCACGAGGGCAAAAGTCTGAAACGAAA GGAGGAGCGATCGAGTAACACGCTCTATCAAGAGCTTAGTTTTCAAGAGTCGTCAATCCTGGAAGATTCTAGTGAAATTACGG GTAACTGGGTTCATCCGGGCGAGTTTGCTTCGTcag TCACGGATAATTTTTATGGCATGGGCAAAGAAGTGGAGAACCTCATTTCAGAGAACAACGAGCTTTTGGCAACCAA GAACGCGCTCAATATTGTTAAAGATGATCTGATAGCCAAAGTGGACGAACTCTCGAG cGAGCAAGAAATCCTTCGCGATGAAATCCGATCGCTGCATTCGATGCGGACCCGTTTGAGATTGCGGACGGACGAGCTGGAAGCCGAGGTGAAGGCTCTCCGGGAGGAAATTGAAAACGCTCGCAAAGCGGCcaaatcggaagaagaagaggatgtgCCACTGTCGCAACGGAAGCGTTTCACCCGCGTCGAAATGGCCCGTGTACTTATGGAGCGTAACCAGTACAAGGAACGCTGGATGGAGCTCCAGGAAGCG GTTCGCTGGACCGAGATGTTGCGCGCCCAGAAAGCCGCAGGACAACAGGAAGAGACGGACAAGCGTCAAAAACAGTCGGTCTGGAAATT TTTCAGCAACTTGTTCAACGCCGGCAACGAACGTGAGCTCGGCCAGCACCCAACAACTCTACTAAGGCAATCTCAAACTGTTCCGTCGCTTCAGTTTCACGCCCAAAGCGGCAAAGTTGGTCCCGGTTCGCCAGTTCGTTTTGGCAGCGATCCAGCCCGACCACCCAGGCGCAAGGATAACGTGTTGAACAGTGACCGGCCGGATGCTCCGGGAGTTAGGGCTCACGTCCGCCGTCAAGACGGGCGCCTTCAAGCCTACGGTTGGTCTTTACCATCACGTCAACCCGTGCCCCCTGCTATCGGATCGGCTCCAATGGCTTCCGGAACACCTCCGGCGACACCTCCCAAAGGAGTGTCCATCGCATCGACCACCGTCGGCGTTCCTGTGCCCGTCTACTGTCGTCCTTTGGAGGATCAAGAGCCGGGAATGAAGATTTGGTGCGCTGCTGGCATTGATTTAACCGGCGGCCAGACCAAAGACGGTGGCTCGATGGTCGGCTCCAGCGTCTTTTACAACCCGCTTCCGGGTGATTCCGGCCCAACAGCGTTGCATATTGGCGATGAAATTTCAGACGATGCCAACAAATCGGACGCCATTCAAACGCTGGCGGCCGAACTGGCCGAGAGCCAATGGGAACGTGAAGATGCCGAAATGTGGGAGAGGCGCTTGTCCAGTTTGGTCTGGATCATCAATTCGGCCACTGGTGAATCTT GTAAATCTCGAGTCAACGTCATTGATTCCAATCGGCCCGGTGACGTCATCCTGACTTTCGACATTCACGCCGCCAACGTTCTCTGCATCGCCACCGTTGCCG GAGTGAAAGACAACGACTTTGGGCCTCCGAAGGAAACGGTGCCACCGACGTCGTCGACGGACGCCAAAGgagcagacgacgacgatgacgacaacaacatcatTGGCGACGAAGAACCGACTTCGATGCGCAGCGACGGCGATGGATCATCATCGAAAGGTGACGCCATTATTGGTAGTATCCGTTTCGTCAGCTGTAGCGTGGCCGGCTCCGACCCGCTTGATAACCCCAAGGAAAATGACGAAG TCTTTCAACCCACTTTGTCTAAGCGGATGGTTTCTGTCGAAG GAGAGGCCGCCATTTCGGAACCGGAGCAACCCGCTTCCCGGAACCGAACGTTCCGCAACACGTGGAATATTCCACCTTGGAGTGACGTGATTAAAGATGGACTTTCTGAATCTAGTGAAA ATTTCGGTCCGGTTTCAACGGCGTTGGCCACCGTCTGGATGGGATGCCAATGCGGCCGTCTGTACATCCATTCAGCCGTTCTCCACTGGAAGAAACCGCTGCGTGTCATCAAATTACCCGATGCCGTCCTGGCCATCAT acatGTTCGTGGAAGAGTTTTGGCCGCGCTGGCCAACGGTCAAGTGGCCATCTTTGCCCGCTCGGCAACCGATGGAGAGTGGGACTTGTCGGCCTATTGGCTTTTAGAATTGGCCCCACCCACAGTGGCCGTTCGATGCCTGACGAGAGTCCACTCGACTGTCTGGGCTGCCTTCCGCAACAAGATTGCCGTCATCGATCCTGAATCTCTTCGAGTCGAA acTTGTTTCGAAGCTCATCCACGCAAGGAAAGTCAAATTCGGCAGCTGTGCTGGGCTGGTGATGGAGTCTGGATTTCAATCCGGCTGGATTCTTCTATCCGACTCTTCCATGCCCACGATTTCCGTCACCTGCAGGACGTTGATGTCGAACCCTACGTCTCCAAAATGCTCG gaacaGGAAAGTTGGGCTTTTCTTTCGTCCGCATCACGTCGATGATGATTAGCCTGCAGCGGTTGTGGATGGGCACCGGCAACGGAGTCATCATCTCCGTTCCGCTTTCGGAGAGTTCCGGCGCCAGCGGCAAGCCGGTCGTCATCAAAGACATTTTGTCTTCGCTCAATCACAACCAGTCGGCAGCCATCAACGCTCCAGCCTCAATGGGCGGGGAAGAGCCAACATCTCAGCCTCCTTCCAGTGCTTCCGTCTACAG TGACCCGAGGGATCGAGTGGTGGCCGGTAGTTTCATTCCTTACTGCTCCATGGCCCAAGCGCAGCTTTCGTTCCACGGCCATAAAGATGCCGTCAAGTTCTTTGTAGCTGTTCCAG GACAAGGTGGAGCCTCAGCCGCGTCTTGCGAAGTTGCCCAGCCGTCCGAACAGGGGTCCACCATGTCGGCACCGAGTCCTACATCGATGCTCGTTTTATCCGGCGGAGAAGGTTACGTCGACTTCCGTCAAG AGCCGGACGACTTACAGGAAACGGCGAGCCATTTGATTGTGTGGCAAGTCGCACTGCCCATCCAACTACCCGCTACCAGCCGACCCTCTCGCGAGTCCGACtgctaa
- the LOC124200679 gene encoding JNK-interacting protein 3-like isoform X5 — MEGETLYGSEDSQSVMSERVQTLARNIYQEFQRMIQKYDEDVVKDLMPNIVNMLECLDLAYTANQEHEVELELLREDNEQLVTQYEREKQLRRTTDSKLLELEDVTEEENKGLQAKVESLESIVRMLELKAKNATDHVFRLEEKENEMRKEFTKVHDRYTELLKVHMDHVERTRGLLGTDRLEGAGLSSRQSGMQSWNLNVNLTPPHQIIRSTGPLSFGFISLENAVLTPGNSKFFSNPVADLASSINTTPSSLSQPNALQTEMDMHSELEMSGDVSGFEQNGTMDQRDVWSSSSEKKNSNVLKKFDEAISSPHHEGKSLKRKEERSSNTLYQELSFQESSILEDSSEITGNWVHPGEFASSDSEPELEDHVEDVDVRRKKVTDNFYGMGKEVENLISENNELLATKNALNIVKDDLIAKVDELSSEQEILRDEIRSLHSMRTRLRLRTDELEAEVKALREEIENARKAAKSEEEEDVPLSQRKRFTRVEMARVLMERNQYKERWMELQEAVRWTEMLRAQKAAGQQEETDKRQKQSVWKFFSNLFNAGNERELGQHPTTLLRQSQTVPSLQFHAQSGKVGPGSPVRFGSDPARPPRRKDNVLNSDRPDAPGVRAHVRRQDGRLQAYGWSLPSRQPVPPAIGSAPMASGTPPATPPKGVSIASTTVGVPVPVYCRPLEDQEPGMKIWCAAGIDLTGGQTKDGGSMVGSSVFYNPLPGDSGPTALHIGDEISDDANKSDAIQTLAAELAESQWEREDAEMWERRLSSLVWIINSATGESCKSRVNVIDSNRPGDVILTFDIHAANVLCIATVAGVKDNDFGPPKETVPPTSSTDAKGADDDDDDNNIIGDEEPTSMRSDGDGSSSKGDAIIGSIRFVSCSVAGSDPLDNPKENDEGEAAISEPEQPASRNRTFRNTWNIPPWSDVIKDGLSESSENFGPVSTALATVWMGCQCGRLYIHSAVLHWKKPLRVIKLPDAVLAIIHVRGRVLAALANGQVAIFARSATDGEWDLSAYWLLELAPPTVAVRCLTRVHSTVWAAFRNKIAVIDPESLRVETCFEAHPRKESQIRQLCWAGDGVWISIRLDSSIRLFHAHDFRHLQDVDVEPYVSKMLGTGKLGFSFVRITSMMISLQRLWMGTGNGVIISVPLSESSGASGKPVVIKDILSSLNHNQSAAINAPASMGGEEPTSQPPSSASVYSDPRDRVVAGSFIPYCSMAQAQLSFHGHKDAVKFFVAVPGQGGASAASCEVAQPSEQGSTMSAPSPTSMLVLSGGEGYVDFRQEPDDLQETASHLIVWQVALPIQLPATSRPSRESDC, encoded by the exons ATGGAGGGCGAGACTCTTTACGGCTCGGAAGACTCGCAAAGCGTCATGTCTGAAAGAGTTCAGACTTTGGCCAGAAACATTTACCAGGAGTTTCAGCGTATGATTCAAAAGTACGACGAGGATGTAGTCAAG GATCTTATGCCCAACATTGTCAACATGCTGGAATGTCTGGACCTGGCCTACACAGCTAATCAAGAACATGAAGTGGAGCTAGAACTTCTTAGGGAAGATAATGAACAGTTGGTGACACAgtatgagagagaaaagcagtTACGCAGGACTACAGACTCT AAACTTTTGGAGTTGGAGGAtgtgactgaagaagaaaacaaaggcTTGCAAGCCAAAGTAGAGAGTCTTGAATCTATCGTTAGGATGTTGGAACTCAAAGCAAAGAACGCCACTGATCATg TGTTTCGCCTGGAGGAgaaggaaaatgaaatgaggAAAGAATTTACAAAAGTTCATGACAGATACACAGAATTGTTGAAAGTCCACATGGATCATGTGGAAAGAACGAGAGGTTTGTTGGGAACTGATCGTCTAGAAGGCGCTGGACTATCGTCCAGACAATCGGGAATGCAATCGTGGAATCTGAACGTCAATCTGACACCTCCTCATCAAATAATCAG atCTACAGGGCCATTGTCTTTTGGTTTCATCTCACTGGAAAATGCCGTCCTGACTCCTGgcaattcaaaattcttttccaaTCCAGTGGCTGATTTGGCCAGCAGCATCAATACAACGCCATCCTCGCTTTCTCAACCCAACGCTCTTCAAACCGAAATGGACATGCACTCGGAATTGGAAATGTCTGGCGACGTCTCTGGATTCGAACAGAACGGAACAATGGATCAGA GAGATGTTTGGTCCTCGTCatcggagaagaagaattcgAACGTGCTCAAGAAATTTGACGAAGCCATTTCTAGTCCTCACCACGAGGGCAAAAGTCTGAAACGAAA GGAGGAGCGATCGAGTAACACGCTCTATCAAGAGCTTAGTTTTCAAGAGTCGTCAATCCTGGAAGATTCTAGTGAAATTACGG GTAACTGGGTTCATCCGGGCGAGTTTGCTTCGTcag ATTCCGAGCCGGAATTGGAAGATCACGTTGAGGATGTGGATGTGAGGAGGAAGAAAG TCACGGATAATTTTTATGGCATGGGCAAAGAAGTGGAGAACCTCATTTCAGAGAACAACGAGCTTTTGGCAACCAA GAACGCGCTCAATATTGTTAAAGATGATCTGATAGCCAAAGTGGACGAACTCTCGAG cGAGCAAGAAATCCTTCGCGATGAAATCCGATCGCTGCATTCGATGCGGACCCGTTTGAGATTGCGGACGGACGAGCTGGAAGCCGAGGTGAAGGCTCTCCGGGAGGAAATTGAAAACGCTCGCAAAGCGGCcaaatcggaagaagaagaggatgtgCCACTGTCGCAACGGAAGCGTTTCACCCGCGTCGAAATGGCCCGTGTACTTATGGAGCGTAACCAGTACAAGGAACGCTGGATGGAGCTCCAGGAAGCG GTTCGCTGGACCGAGATGTTGCGCGCCCAGAAAGCCGCAGGACAACAGGAAGAGACGGACAAGCGTCAAAAACAGTCGGTCTGGAAATT TTTCAGCAACTTGTTCAACGCCGGCAACGAACGTGAGCTCGGCCAGCACCCAACAACTCTACTAAGGCAATCTCAAACTGTTCCGTCGCTTCAGTTTCACGCCCAAAGCGGCAAAGTTGGTCCCGGTTCGCCAGTTCGTTTTGGCAGCGATCCAGCCCGACCACCCAGGCGCAAGGATAACGTGTTGAACAGTGACCGGCCGGATGCTCCGGGAGTTAGGGCTCACGTCCGCCGTCAAGACGGGCGCCTTCAAGCCTACGGTTGGTCTTTACCATCACGTCAACCCGTGCCCCCTGCTATCGGATCGGCTCCAATGGCTTCCGGAACACCTCCGGCGACACCTCCCAAAGGAGTGTCCATCGCATCGACCACCGTCGGCGTTCCTGTGCCCGTCTACTGTCGTCCTTTGGAGGATCAAGAGCCGGGAATGAAGATTTGGTGCGCTGCTGGCATTGATTTAACCGGCGGCCAGACCAAAGACGGTGGCTCGATGGTCGGCTCCAGCGTCTTTTACAACCCGCTTCCGGGTGATTCCGGCCCAACAGCGTTGCATATTGGCGATGAAATTTCAGACGATGCCAACAAATCGGACGCCATTCAAACGCTGGCGGCCGAACTGGCCGAGAGCCAATGGGAACGTGAAGATGCCGAAATGTGGGAGAGGCGCTTGTCCAGTTTGGTCTGGATCATCAATTCGGCCACTGGTGAATCTT GTAAATCTCGAGTCAACGTCATTGATTCCAATCGGCCCGGTGACGTCATCCTGACTTTCGACATTCACGCCGCCAACGTTCTCTGCATCGCCACCGTTGCCG GAGTGAAAGACAACGACTTTGGGCCTCCGAAGGAAACGGTGCCACCGACGTCGTCGACGGACGCCAAAGgagcagacgacgacgatgacgacaacaacatcatTGGCGACGAAGAACCGACTTCGATGCGCAGCGACGGCGATGGATCATCATCGAAAGGTGACGCCATTATTGGTAGTATCCGTTTCGTCAGCTGTAGCGTGGCCGGCTCCGACCCGCTTGATAACCCCAAGGAAAATGACGAAG GAGAGGCCGCCATTTCGGAACCGGAGCAACCCGCTTCCCGGAACCGAACGTTCCGCAACACGTGGAATATTCCACCTTGGAGTGACGTGATTAAAGATGGACTTTCTGAATCTAGTGAAA ATTTCGGTCCGGTTTCAACGGCGTTGGCCACCGTCTGGATGGGATGCCAATGCGGCCGTCTGTACATCCATTCAGCCGTTCTCCACTGGAAGAAACCGCTGCGTGTCATCAAATTACCCGATGCCGTCCTGGCCATCAT acatGTTCGTGGAAGAGTTTTGGCCGCGCTGGCCAACGGTCAAGTGGCCATCTTTGCCCGCTCGGCAACCGATGGAGAGTGGGACTTGTCGGCCTATTGGCTTTTAGAATTGGCCCCACCCACAGTGGCCGTTCGATGCCTGACGAGAGTCCACTCGACTGTCTGGGCTGCCTTCCGCAACAAGATTGCCGTCATCGATCCTGAATCTCTTCGAGTCGAA acTTGTTTCGAAGCTCATCCACGCAAGGAAAGTCAAATTCGGCAGCTGTGCTGGGCTGGTGATGGAGTCTGGATTTCAATCCGGCTGGATTCTTCTATCCGACTCTTCCATGCCCACGATTTCCGTCACCTGCAGGACGTTGATGTCGAACCCTACGTCTCCAAAATGCTCG gaacaGGAAAGTTGGGCTTTTCTTTCGTCCGCATCACGTCGATGATGATTAGCCTGCAGCGGTTGTGGATGGGCACCGGCAACGGAGTCATCATCTCCGTTCCGCTTTCGGAGAGTTCCGGCGCCAGCGGCAAGCCGGTCGTCATCAAAGACATTTTGTCTTCGCTCAATCACAACCAGTCGGCAGCCATCAACGCTCCAGCCTCAATGGGCGGGGAAGAGCCAACATCTCAGCCTCCTTCCAGTGCTTCCGTCTACAG TGACCCGAGGGATCGAGTGGTGGCCGGTAGTTTCATTCCTTACTGCTCCATGGCCCAAGCGCAGCTTTCGTTCCACGGCCATAAAGATGCCGTCAAGTTCTTTGTAGCTGTTCCAG GACAAGGTGGAGCCTCAGCCGCGTCTTGCGAAGTTGCCCAGCCGTCCGAACAGGGGTCCACCATGTCGGCACCGAGTCCTACATCGATGCTCGTTTTATCCGGCGGAGAAGGTTACGTCGACTTCCGTCAAG AGCCGGACGACTTACAGGAAACGGCGAGCCATTTGATTGTGTGGCAAGTCGCACTGCCCATCCAACTACCCGCTACCAGCCGACCCTCTCGCGAGTCCGACtgctaa